In Rattus norvegicus strain BN/NHsdMcwi chromosome 1, GRCr8, whole genome shotgun sequence, a genomic segment contains:
- the Or5b3 gene encoding olfactory receptor Olr363 yields MTLMKNNTGVTQFLLLGLTDEPGLQLPLFFTFLFIYTITLVGNLGMILLIVLDFRLHTPMYFFLGNLSLVDFCYSSAVTPTVMTGLLIGNKIISYNDCAAQMFFFVAFATVENYLLASMAYDRYAAVCNPLHYATTMTTSVCVCLSLGSYACGFLNASIHIGDTFSLSFCRFHVVHHFFCDIPAVMVLSCSDRHVSELVLIYVVSFNIFFALLVIWISYIFIFITIFKMKSSSGYRKAVSTCASHFIAVSIFYGTIIFMYLQPSSSHSMDNDKIASVFYTMIIPMLNPLIYSMRNKEVKNAFTKFFMLQNNL; encoded by the coding sequence ATGACTCTGATGAAGAATAATACAGGAGTGACACAGTTTCTCCTGCTGGGACTCACTGATGAGCCAGGCTTACAGCTTCCACTTTTCTTCACATTTCTCTTCATATACACCATCACACTAGTAGGAAATCTAGGGATGATCCTACTGATTGTCTTAGACTTTCGTCTCCATACTCCCATGTATTTTTTTCTAGGTAACCTGTCCTTGGTTGATTTTTGTTACTCCTCAGCGGTCACACCCACAGTCATGACTGGGCTCCTAATAGGAAACAAGATCATTTCCTATAATGACTGTGCTGCCCAGATGTTCTTTTTTGTAGCCTTTGCTACTGTGGAAAATTACCTGCTGGCCTCAatggcctatgatcgctatgCAGCAGTGTGTAATCCCTTGCACTATGCTACCACCATGActacaagtgtgtgtgtctgtctttctttaggttcctATGCCTGTGGTTTCCTGAATGCCTCCATTCACATTGGGGACACTTTCAGTCTTTCCTTCTGTAGGTTTCATGTAGTCCACCATTTCTTTTGTGATATTCCGGCAGTCATGGTTCTCTCTTGCTCTGATAGACATGTCAGTGAGCTGGTTCTGATTTATGTAGTGAGCTTCAATATCTTTTTTGCTCTCTTAGTTATCTGGATATCCtacatattcatttttattacaatctttaaaatgaaatcaaGTTCAGGATATCGAAAGGCTGTATCCACTTGTGCCTCACACTTCATTGCAGTTTCAATTTTCTATGGAACTATCATATTCATGTACCTACAGCCCAGCTCCAGTCATTCCATGGATAATGACAAAATTGCCTCTGTGTTCTACACCATGATCATTCCTATGCTGAACCCTCTGATCTACAGCATGCggaacaaagaagtcaagaatgcATTCACAAAATTTTTCATGTTGCAAAATAACCTGTGA